The Stigmatella ashevillena genomic sequence CCGCAGGTGCTCGAGCGCTTTGTCGTGGAGCCCGTACTTGACGTAGACGTCGGTCTCCGTGAGCAGCTTGGCGAGCTGATCCCGGGTGAGCCCTGGCGGCGCCGCAGGGGCCGCCGCCACGGGAGCGGGCGCAGGCGCTGAACGCGGCGCAGGAGCAGCGGGAGCGGGAATCGGCGCGGGGGTCGCGATGGTGGCCGCAGGAGCCGGGGCACGCGCGGGAGCCGAGGCCGGAACCGGCGCGGGAGTCGGTGCTGGCGCGGGCGCTCGCGCCGGGGCGCGCACGGGCGCCGGGGCACGCGCGGGGGCCGCGGCCGGGGTGCTCCTCGCGAGCAGATCCGAGTCCTGCGGATCCAACTCGGCGATCTTGTCCCAGACGCCGTTGGCTTCCTGAGCGCTGCCGTTGTCCTGATGGACCTTGGCCAGCTCCTTGTAGACGGAGATCGTCTTGGCGGTCTGTCCCAGGCCCTGGAACGCCTGGGCCAGCATGCTCAGCGTCTCGACATCACGGCCATCCGCCTTGAAGGCCACCTGAAGCTTGGCCAGGGCGCGCTTCTGGTCCCCCTTGGCGAGGTACCCGGAGGCCAGCTCCTTGGCGAGGACGATGTTCTCGGGCTCAAGCGCGGACAAGCGCTCGGCCACGCGCTGGTAGTCATCCGCCCGGGCATTCTTCTTAAGATACTCGGCCGCGCGGTTGAACTCCTGCACGGCCTCGGCCGTCATGTTCTCGCGCGCGTACAACTCGGCGAGCTTGATCTTCGACGCCACGTTCTCGGGGTCGAGATCCACCATCCGCTTGAGCGTGTCGAGCGAGGCCTTGGTGTCGCCCGCCTTGTCGTGGTGGTTGGCGACGATCTGGAAGTAGGCCATCGCCTCGGACATCAACCCGAGCTGCTGGTGGAGTTCCGCCAGCTTCAGGTTCACGTCCAGCAGGTTGGGGTTGAGCTTGAGGACCTGCTTGTAGAGGGCAACCGCCTTCAGGAAGAAGCCGTCCGAGGAGTAGCTCTCGGCGACCTTGGTGAAGAAATGAGCGGCCTGGATGTTGTCGTTCTTCTTCTGGTACAGCTCGCCCATCTTCTGGAGGACCCGCACATCCTTCGGGTCGGCCTCCAGGACCTTCTGATATTCCTTGATGGCCTTGTCATAGGCGCCCTTCGCGACGAGCTTCGCGGCGGCTTCGATGATCTTGTTCTTGTCCATCGAGCAGGGCTTCCGACCAGGCTAACCCCCTGAAACTCCTTGGGGTTCCTGCACTCCAAGAGAATGAAAAGCGAGAGGAGAGGAGGCTATCGGAATCCTCCAACGCGGGTCAAGAAATCGAGCCTGCCTGCTCCAATAAGGATCAGCAGGCAGGATGATGGGCTGACAGGCAGGCAAGCCTACGGCGTCTCTTCGATGGCCTTCTTGAGCCGGTGCGTCCCCGTTTCGCTCGCCAGGAGGCGCTCCACGAAGCGGGTATCGTAGTTGCCTTCCTGGAAGGACTCCTCGGCCAGGGCGGCCCGGTGGAAGGGAATGTTGGTCCGGATTCCCTCCACCACGTACTCCGACAGCGCCCGCTGCATTCTCCGGATGGCCGTGGGCCGGTCCTCCGCATAGACGATCAGCTTGGCCAGCAGGCTGTCGTAGTGCGGTAGCACCGTGTAGTTCTCATACGCAGCAGAGTCTACCCGGACGCCATAACCGCCCGGGACGCTGTAGCCGGTAATCTTCCCAGGCCAGGGGGCAAAGGTGACGGGGTCCTCCGCGTTCACCCGGCACTCGATGGCCGCGCCCCGCATCTGAATGTCCTCCTGCTTGAAGCGCAGGGGGTGCCCGTAGGCCATGCGGATCTGCTCACGCACCAGGTCCACGCCCGTGACGAGCTCCGTCACCGGGTGCTCCACCTGGATGCGGGTGTTCATCTCCATGAAGTAGAACTTGCCGTTCTCATCCAGCAGGTACTCGATGGTCCCCACGTTGTTGTAGCGCAGCTTCCGCATCGCCTCGACGGAGACGCGCCCCATCTCCGCGCGCAGCTCCGGCGTGAGCACGGGCGAGGGACTCTCCTCGATGAGCTTCTGGTGTCGGCGCTGGACCGAGCACTCCCGCTCTCCGAGGTGGATGATGTTGCCGTGCTCATCGGCGGCGATCTGGATCTCGATGTGGCGCGGCTTCTCCACGTACCGCTCGATGTAGAGATCGCCATTGTTGAAGCTGGCCACCGCCTCGGCCGCCGCCGTGGAG encodes the following:
- the accC gene encoding acetyl-CoA carboxylase biotin carboxylase subunit — encoded protein: MFKKVLIANRGEIALRVIRACRELGIATVAVHSTADSQALHVRFADESVCIGPPPSKESYLNIPQLLSAAEITRADAIHPGYGFLSENAEFAEVCESCKIRFIGPRPEMLRLMGNKVRARKAALEAGMPLLPGSPHVLKDAREAEAFAKEIGFPVILKAAAGGGGKGMKIVREPSVLAQAFSTAAAEAVASFNNGDLYIERYVEKPRHIEIQIAADEHGNIIHLGERECSVQRRHQKLIEESPSPVLTPELRAEMGRVSVEAMRKLRYNNVGTIEYLLDENGKFYFMEMNTRIQVEHPVTELVTGVDLVREQIRMAYGHPLRFKQEDIQMRGAAIECRVNAEDPVTFAPWPGKITGYSVPGGYGVRVDSAAYENYTVLPHYDSLLAKLIVYAEDRPTAIRRMQRALSEYVVEGIRTNIPFHRAALAEESFQEGNYDTRFVERLLASETGTHRLKKAIEETP